The stretch of DNA GAACTCATAAACCTGCAAAAAGGAATACTTCAAAAAAACAAAGGAAATATTAATATTGCCGAAGAAATTTTTAAAAAAGTAATTGCTAATATTTCGGATAGTAATGCTTTAATTGAAACCAAAATTGAAGCTTATTATCAACTTGGAGAAATTTATTTTACGAAACTCAATTATGATGCCGCTATTGATGCTTTTGAAACTGCACATAAAATAAACCTCAACAACAATAAAAATATTGTACTTCAAAAAAGGTTCTTAAGAAGTTAAGTGAGGTTCTTGCAGAAACTAGCGATTTTAAAAGATCAAATATTTATCTAAACCGATACATAACAATTTCTGATTCTATTGGTGAATATTACTCAAAATATTTATCGGATAATACTTTTGAGAAGATTGAATTTGACAAACAATTAAAAACTATTGAATTACTCGATAAAGAAAAAAAGAACCAACAAAAAACGCTACGTTTTTCTAAGCTTATCAGTATTTTAAGTATTGCTTTAATTTCCATTTTATCGTTATTAAGTTTGTCTTTATACAAAAACAACAAAATAAGAATTTCGACCAATAAACTTTTAAAAGAGAAAAACTTAGAACTCACATTAGAAAAAGAAAGAGCAGAAAAAGCATCGAAAGCAAGAGCTGAATTCTTAGCAACTGTGAGTCACGAATTAAGAACTCCATTAAATGCTATTAACGGAATTACCTATCTTTTACTTCAAGAAAAACCAAGAGCTAATCAATTAAATTATCTAAAATCATTAGAGTTTTCAGGAAGTTACTTACTCAATTTCATTAACGATATCTTAGAAATTAACCGATTAGAATCGGATAAAGTAATGGTAGAAAATATTAATTTCTCCCTAACTGAACTTCTAGACAATATTAAAACTTCTTTTAAAGAATTTATACTTTCAAACAATATCAATTTCCATCAAAGTATAGATTCTAATATAAATTATAACGTTGTTGGCGATCCTACAAAACTTTCACAGGTTTTAATCAATTTAATTAATAACGCTATAAAATTCAGTAAAAATGGTGATGTTTGGTTAACCATTAATGAAGTAGAAAATGATGGTGAAAATGTAAAATTATTTTTCGAAATAAAAGATAACGGAATTGGAATTCCAAAAGACAAACAAAAAGATATTTTCGACAGTTTTAGTCAAGGTTCAGTAGAGATAAATAGAACTTACGGCGGAACTGGTTTAGGACTTTCTATTGTAAAGAAAATTTTAGAAATTCTAGGAAGCGATATTCATTTAGAAAGTGAAAGCAATCATGGAACTAAGTTTACTTTTACTTTAGATTTCAAAAAAGGAGCATCTATAAAAACAGAAAATTTACAACAATCTACAGATGAAACTATTTTTATAGACAAAAACATCCTTTTAGTTGAAGACAACAAAATTAATCAAATGATTACCAAAAAAATGCTTGAGAAAAAAGGCATGGAGTGTACAGTTCTTGAAAATGGTGAAGATGCTATCGAAAATTTAAAGGAAAATCAGTACGATTTAGTTTTAATGGATGTTCATTTACCAGGAATTAATGGAACTGAAGCCACTGCAATAATTAGAAAATTTGATTCTAAAACTCCAATTATTGCGCTTACTGCTATTTCTTTAAATGAAAACCGAGAAATGCTACTTTCTTTTGGTATGAATGATGTAATTACAAAACCATTCATCCCAGAAGAATTTTATAACACTATTTCAAATCATCTTACAGTTTCACAATAAGATTTTTAATTAAGTTTCGCACAACAGGTTCCGCTTTCTTAGCAGCTTCTAAAACCTCATCGTGATTCACTTCTTCAATATTATCTTCATCACCCATATCGGTAATTACAGAAACACCAAAACAATCCATATTCATGTGTCGTGCTACAATAACTTCAGGAACTGTTGACATTCCTACGCAATCGGCACCAAGAACTTTTACCATTTTGTATTCTGCCAAAGTTTCAAACGTAGGACCTTGTAAGGCTAAATAAACGCCTTCTTTTAAATCGAACTGAAATTCTTGGGCAATTTGTCGCGCAACTTTCATGATGCTTTTAGAATAAGGTTCGCTCATGTTTAGGAATCTTGGCCCAAAACGCTCATCATTTTTCCCACGAAGCGGATGCTCTGGCATAAAATTAATATGATCGGTAATCATCATGACATCACCCACTTTAAAACTCGGATTTACTCCGCCAGAAGCATTTGAAACCACTAATCTTTGAACACCTAAATATTTCATTACGCGAACAGGAAAAGTCACTTGTTGCATGGTATAACCTTCATAATAATGAAAACGCCCTTGCATGGCTACAACTTTTTTATTACCAATTGTTCCAAATAACAAAGCTCCTTTATGCCCTTGAACAGTCGAAATAGGAAAATTTGGTATTTCGTTATACGAAATTGCATATTCTACTTTAACATCATCTGCAAATCCGCCTAAACCAGAACCTAAAATTACTCCAAATTCTGGTGAAAAATGATTGGTTTTTTCGTTTAAAAATTGAACAGTTTCTTGAACTTTATCCCACATATTCTAAAATCTTTTTATCAAATTCTTGTTTGTTGTTTATCGCAACTTTTATTGGTAAATAATACAAATATTCCTTACTAATTTTTCCTTTCAATCGCATAAAATCTTTTTCGGTAGTAATAATTTTTTTACCATTTGCTTTCGTAATGATATTCTCAATTTCACTCTCCGAAAATTCATGATGATCAGGAAATAACATTACTTCATCATTTTCTTTTTCAAGAAATCGACAAAGCTTTTGGGTTTTGCAATTCCAGCAACTATTAATTTAGGTTCGTTTACAGCAGAAATAGTAACAGCAGATTCGCCATTATAAATTTGTTCGTCGTAAACAATGTGACTAAAAAATACCGGAACGCTAACTTTTAATTTCTTAATAATATTTTGCTGCGCAATTTCAGAAATATCATGCGGACATTTTGTGACAATTATCACATTAGCTCTTTTTTTACCAAAAGAAGGTTCTCTTAAATCGCCAAAAGGCAAAATATAGTCTTCTGAAAAAAGATTGCTATAATCGGTTAGTAAAACGGTAAAGCCAGCCGTAACTTTTCGATGTTGGTATGCATCGTCTAAAAGAATAATTTCAGGTTGTACCAATTGCATCAATTGTTGTACACCATTGGTTCTATTACCATCAACCGCAACGGAAATATTTTTAAACTTTGTAAAAAACTGAAACGGCTCATCTCCTATTTCTGTTGGTTTTACTTGTTCATTAGCTAAAATAAATCCTTTAGTTTTGCGACCATAACCTCTACTTAATGTTGCTATCTTTTTATTTTGAAGCAAGCGAATTAAATACTCTATGTGAGGTGTTTTACCAGTACCGCCCACACTAAGATTCCCAACAACAATACTCTTTACAGGAATTTTATAACTTTTAAAAATTCCAATATCATAAAATACGTTACGTAGATAAGTAATTATCCAATAAAAGATTCCGAAAGGAAAAAGTAATTTTCGTACCAATTGCATAACACGAAAGTAATTATTTTAATACAAATTCAATCTATTTAAAACAAATAAAACACTTCAAATCGCTATTAAAATAGTATATTTGATTTGTCTTTTGAGTTTAAATTGAAATTCGTCAGTTCGAGTGATTTTTGTCAATTCGAGTGAAACGAGAATAAAAAAATCTTATCGAGAACAAGAATTTAGAAAATAACATTAGTTCTCGATACAAAATTCTTTCAGAATTTCACTCGAACTGACGGACGGTTATAATAGAAATACTACTCAAAATGGAACTACACAAAATTCTTTCTGTTTTAGAAGAAATGGCGCCACTACAATACGCCGAAGACTTCGATAATGTGGGTTTATTAGTTGGAAATCCAAACGATAACATCACTGGTGTTTTGGTTTGCCATGATGCTTTAGAAAATGTAATTGACGAAGCTATAGAAAAAAAATGCAATTTAGTAGTTTGCTTTCACCCTATTTTATTTAGTGGTATTAAGAAAATTACGGGTAAAAATTATGTCGAAAGAGCTATTTTAAAGGCTATTAAAAATGATATTGCTATTTATGCCGTTCACACAGCACTAGACAATCATAAAAAAGGTGTGAACAAAATATTTTGTGATGCTTTAGGTTTAACAAATACAAAAACATTGGTTCCAAAGGCAAATTACATTAAAAAGCTGGTAACGTACACTATTTCCGAAAATGCTGAAAAATTAAGAAATGCTTTATTTGATGCGGGTGCTGGAAAAATTGGCAATTATGAAGATTGCAGTTTTAACAGCAAGGGAATTGGCACTTATTTAGGAAACGAAGAATCGAATCCTGAAATAGGCGAACGTTTTGAATTTGTAGAAAACGAAGAAGTTAAAATTGAAGTTACTTTCGAAAAACATTTGGAAACTAAAATTTTAAAAGCGCTGTTTAAAAATCATGTGTACGAAGAAGTAGCTTATGAAATTTATTCTTTAGATAATTTACATCAAAATATTGGTTTAGGAATGGTAGGCGAATTTGACACAGCACTAACTGAAACCGATTTTCTAAAATTTGTAAAAGAAAAAATGCAATGTGGTGGTATTCGTCATAGTGCTTTTACGGGAAAAACTGTTAAAAAAGTGGCGGTTTTAGGCGGTTCGGGAAGTTTTGCCATTAAGCAAGCCATCGCTTCTGGTGCCGATGCTTTTTTGACTGCCGATTTAAAATATCACCAGTTTTATGAAGCTGAAGGAAAACTACTTTTGGCCGACATTGGACACTTTGAAAGTGAAAGATTTACAAAAAATTATATTGTTGATTATCTTAAAGAAAAAATCACTAATTTTGCAATCATTTTATCAGAAGTAAATACAAACCCGGTTCAATATTTTTAAATATGGCAAACACTAAAGAACTAAGCGTAGAAGACAAGTTAAGAGCAATTTACAGCTTACAGTTAATCGATTCTAAAATTGACGAGATCAGAAGCGTAAGAGGAGAATTACCACTAGAAGTTGAAGATTTAGAAGACGAAGTTGCTGGTCTAACTAAGCGTTTAGAGAAATTTAAAAATGATTTAGACACAATTGATGCTCAAATTAAAGAGAAGAAAAATGCTATAGACGAGCATAAAGCTACTATAAAAAAATATTTAGAGCAACAAAAAAATGTTCGCAATAATAGAGAATACAACTCTTTAACAAAAGAAGTTGAGTTCCAAGAATTAGAAATTCAATTAGCAGAAAAGCACATTAAAGAAATGAAAGCTTCTGTGGAGCATAAAAAGAATTGGTTGCCCAAACTAAAGAAAAATTAGATGGTAAACAAAACCACTTAAAGCACAAAAAAGCGGAATTAAAAGATATTATGGCTGAAACTGAAAAAGAAGAAAACTTCTTAATGGAAAAATCGGCTGAATATGAAAAACAAATTGAGGAGCGTTTATTAGCTGCTTACAAAAGAATTAGAGGAAGTGTAAGAAACGGTTTAGCGGTAGTTTCTATCGAGCGTGGTGCTTCTGCAGGTTCTTTCTTTACTATTCCACCACAAACGCAAATGGAAATTGCAGGTCGCAAAAAAATTATTACTGACGAGCACAGTGGTCGTATTTTAGTAGATAATGTTTTAGCTGACGAAGTGAAAGAAGAAATGGAAAAATTATTTGCTAAGTTGTAAGAACTGGTAAATTATAGATAAAAAAAATCCCAACTCTACGAGTTGGGATTTTTTATTATGGTAGCATAGATTACGAATCTATGTTAGATAGAATAATTTTATTAATAATTTATGAACTTTACATTAGTTAGCTTTTTTTATTTTACTAAATAATAATAGAGAAAAAACAAATTGTAGAATAAAATTAATTATATAATTGTAAATTGATTTATTCATAATAGGAATTGTATAAAACAAAAAAGTCAAAACAAAAGACATAAAAAGCAAAAAGAAAAATCCATAACGGTCCCATGTCCTCCTAAACCCGTTTTAACCCTATAAATTGATAGAATAAAAAGTAAAGAACCTGATGATAAATACATCAAAATAAAAGATCTATTGTCAGTAATTTTACTTGTATTCGAATTCAAATTCTGATTTGAATTAT from Flavobacterium haoranii encodes:
- a CDS encoding ATP-binding protein, with amino-acid sequence MSLYKNNKIRISTNKLLKEKNLELTLEKERAEKASKARAEFLATVSHELRTPLNAINGITYLLLQEKPRANQLNYLKSLEFSGSYLLNFINDILEINRLESDKVMVENINFSLTELLDNIKTSFKEFILSNNINFHQSIDSNINYNVVGDPTKLSQVLINLINNAIKFSKNGDVWLTINEVENDGENVKLFFEIKDNGIGIPKDKQKDIFDSFSQGSVEINRTYGGTGLGLSIVKKILEILGSDIHLESESNHGTKFTFTLDFKKGASIKTENLQQSTDETIFIDKNILLVEDNKINQMITKKMLEKKGMECTVLENGEDAIENLKENQYDLVLMDVHLPGINGTEATAIIRKFDSKTPIIALTAISLNENREMLLSFGMNDVITKPFIPEEFYNTISNHLTVSQ
- a CDS encoding purine-nucleoside phosphorylase produces the protein MWDKVQETVQFLNEKTNHFSPEFGVILGSGLGGFADDVKVEYAISYNEIPNFPISTVQGHKGALLFGTIGNKKVVAMQGRFHYYEGYTMQQVTFPVRVMKYLGVQRLVVSNASGGVNPSFKVGDVMMITDHINFMPEHPLRGKNDERFGPRFLNMSEPYSKSIMKVARQIAQEFQFDLKEGVYLALQGPTFETLAEYKMVKVLGADCVGMSTVPEVIVARHMNMDCFGVSVITDMGDEDNIEEVNHDEVLEAAKKAEPVVRNLIKNLIVKL
- a CDS encoding Nif3-like dinuclear metal center hexameric protein; its protein translation is MELHKILSVLEEMAPLQYAEDFDNVGLLVGNPNDNITGVLVCHDALENVIDEAIEKKCNLVVCFHPILFSGIKKITGKNYVERAILKAIKNDIAIYAVHTALDNHKKGVNKIFCDALGLTNTKTLVPKANYIKKLVTYTISENAEKLRNALFDAGAGKIGNYEDCSFNSKGIGTYLGNEESNPEIGERFEFVENEEVKIEVTFEKHLETKILKALFKNHVYEEVAYEIYSLDNLHQNIGLGMVGEFDTALTETDFLKFVKEKMQCGGIRHSAFTGKTVKKVAVLGGSGSFAIKQAIASGADAFLTADLKYHQFYEAEGKLLLADIGHFESERFTKNYIVDYLKEKITNFAIILSEVNTNPVQYF